Proteins from a genomic interval of Triplophysa dalaica isolate WHDGS20190420 chromosome 13, ASM1584641v1, whole genome shotgun sequence:
- the rpf2 gene encoding ribosome production factor 2 homolog, giving the protein MTHSDGIVRPKTKRSKRFLESRAPKLIENFKNGMIIKGGNTSETVTQALKDVYALKKPGAVLYKKKNIVRPFEDSTALEFFSKKSDCSLFLFGSHNKKRPHNLIFGRMFDFHVLDMFELGIEKFVSLKDVKKDKCPEGTKPMLVFAGELFDTDNEHKRLRNVLTDFFCGPRVSAVRLAGLEHVLHFTALDDKIYMRSYKVLLKKSGCRTPRIELEEIGPSFDFVMRRSHMASDDLFRSAHRRPKGVKPKKKKNISHDAFGTRLGRIHMQKQNLDKLQTRKMKGLKKRKGEITADATSPKLPRTDE; this is encoded by the exons ATGACACATTCAGACGGGATCGT GAGGCCGAAAACGAAGCGCTCTAAACGCTTTCTTGAGAGCCGAGCACCCAAACTGATAGAAAACTTTAAGAATGGGATGATCATTAAAGGAGGAAACACCAGCGAGACGGTCACTCAAGCCTTGAAGGATGTG TATGCTCTAAAGAAACCAGGTGCTGTGTTGTACAAAAA GAAAAACATAGTAAGGCCATTTGAAGACTCAACGGCGCTG GAATTCTTCTCCAAGAAATCCGATTGTTCTTTGTTTCTGTTTGGCTCACACAACAAGAAGAGACCACACAATCTCATATTTG GTCGCATGTTTGATTTCCATGTGCTGGACATGTTTGAGCTCGGCATTGAGAAGTTTGTCTCTCTTAAAGACGTGAAG AAGGACAAGTGTCCCGAGGGCACCAAACCAATGTTGGTGTTTGCTGGCGAACTGTTTGACACAGACAATGAACATAAACGATTAAGGAATGTTCTTACAG ATTTCTTTTGTGGTCCCAGAGTAAGCGCTGTACGGCTGGCAGGACTGGAGCACGTGCTTCACTTCACCGCGCTGGACGACAAGATTTACATGCGCAGTTACAA GGTATTGCTGAAGAAATCTGGCTGTCGGACCCCCAGGATTGAACTGGAGGAGATCGGACCTTCCTTTGATTTTGTCATGAGGAGAAGTCACATGGCCTCAGACGACCTGTTCAGATCTGCACACAGACGGCCCAAAGGCGTGAAG CCTAAGAAAAAGAAGAACATATCCCATGATGCCTTTGGCACCAGATTGGGCCGTATACACATGCAGAAGCAGAATCTGGACAAACTGCAGACACGTAAGATGAAGGGCCTGAAGAAAAGGAAAGGAGAGATCACGGCAGACGCCACGTCACCCAAACTGCCCAGAACTGATGAATGA
- the LOC130434464 gene encoding E3 ubiquitin/ISG15 ligase TRIM25-like, which yields MAEASISEDHFMCSVCLDLLKDPVTVPCGHTYCMRCITDCWNQEDQTRIYSCPQCRQTFSPRPVLGKNVMIAKILEKLKKTKVKCAVSDQCSSGAGDVECDVCTGRKHKAIKSCLLCLNSYCQTHLEQHENLFRGQRHNLIDATAPLHDMICPQHDKILEIYCRTDQKLICMLCMMAEHKNHETVLAAEEETHKERHLKETKRNFQQRIQKRELEKTSERVKHTEIIHSPELKTRDQFLQYSLQLTLDLNTVNKLLHLSEDNTEITNNNTQRQYPDHPDRFDVVFQVLCRESVCGRSYWEIEWSGRVVDISVSYKSIMRKGRGDECVFGRNDQSWSLICRGSSYSFSHNNKHTNLSVKIRSNRIGVYVDERAGILSFYSVSDTMTLIHSISTTFTQPLYPGFFVCYKSSVKLCVQ from the exons ATGGCAGAAGCGAGTATTTCAGAGGATCActtcatgtgttcagtgtgtctggatctactgaaggatccagtgACTGTTCCCTGTGGACACACTTACTGTATGAGATGTATCACAGACTGCTGGAATCAAGAAGATCAGACGAGAATCTACAGCTGCCCTCAGTGCAGACAAACCTTCAGTCCAAGACCTGTTTTAGGAAAGAATGTGATGATTGCTAAGATTTTGGAGAAACTGAAGAAGACTAAAGTCAAATGTGCTGTTTCTGATCAGTGTTCCTCTGGAGCTGGAGATGTGGAGTGTGACGTCTGTACtggaagaaaacacaaagccaTCAAATCCTGTCTGCTGTGTCTCAACTCTTACTGTCAAACTCATCTTGAGCAACACGAGAATCTCTTCAGAGGTCAAAGACACAACCTGATAGACGCCACTGCACCACTTCATGACATGATCTGCCCTCAACATGACAAGATTCTGGAGATTTACTGTCGCACGGATCAGAAGCTTATATGTATGCTGTGTATGATGGCCGAACATAAAAACCATGAGACGGTTTTAGCTGCAGAAGAGGAAACACACAAAGAG AGACATTTAAAGGAGACAAAAAGAAATTTTCAGCAGAGAATCCAGAAAAGAGAGCTAGAAAAGACCTCTGAGAGAG TGAAACACACAGAGATTATTCACAGTCCTGAACTCAAGACCAGAGATCAGTTCCTCCAGT ATTCTCTTCAGTTGACTCTGGATCTAAACACAGTGAATAAACTTCTCCATCTGTCTGAAGACAACACAGAGattacaaacaataacacacagcgtcagtatcctgatcatccagacagatttgatgttgtgtttcaggtgttgtgtagagagagtgtgtgtggacGCTCTTACTGGGAGATTGAGTGGAGTGGTCGTGTTGTTGatatatcagtgtcatataagAGCATCATGAGGAAGGGACGGGgtgatgagtgtgtgtttggacGTAATGATCAGTCCTGGAGTTTGATCTGTCGTGGCTCCAGTTACTCATTCAGTCACAATAACAAACACACTAATCTCTCTGTAAAGATCAGATCTAATAGAATAGGAGTGTATGTGGATGAGAGAGCAGGAattctgtccttctacagcgtctctgacacaatgACCCTCATCCACAGCATCAGCACCACATTCACTCAACCTCTCTATCCtggattttttgtttgttataaatcatcAGTAAAACTGTGTGTTCAGTAG